Part of the Ziziphus jujuba cultivar Dongzao chromosome 8, ASM3175591v1 genome is shown below.
GTAGAGTTGGTATCAATATGTATCGGTTTCAGTTTTGCATTTTCGTGCACATATAAACCGTCAGCATTCTTACCCCATATTCCTTTGTAGGAAAGTCCAATTGCTATTTGGGTCCTTAATTTGACATGTGCATCATTGGGATGTACATGTTGTTTAGAAACATCCACCACCGGTTTATCTACAACTTGATTTCTAGGAGTTGAGCATGACAACCGGTCACTCTCGCCATCTGACGCATATCGAGTTCCATCCATACTTCTCTCTCGTATTAAACCATCTAATTTGGTTTCCTGCATTCTGTTTTCTGGTATCGAGCCATGTAATGGTTTCACCCTAGGTGCTACATCAACAAACAATGGAGAACTATAGCCAGGATTCAATACCCTCTCCTCGATAAAGATCTCAACATCTGTATCAGTAGTACATTCACATGGCTTATATGGCAAGCATACATGGAACAAAAAACTCAACCTCAATTGGTATACCTCTCTATCCAAATTAAGAGCCATGTAAACTGCATCTTCAAGTTCTGCTAATGTAAGCATTCTATcagtatgtattgttttcaatTTGCGTTGTTTGTGCCTCCAGCCATCCTCCTTAACCCTTGTTCCTTTGTAGGCAAGATATATTGATACTGGGGACAttactgcatatatatatatatatatatatagtaacagacaaataatattaaaatataataaaaatataaaacacccCTTAAGTTAACTAGAGTCATAATACAGGTTAATCTCTCtagttttcataatttcataaacacAATACATTTTTGCTTTAATACATATCCATTAGAATACATCAGCAGATGAAACTTATAAATGCAAACAAAGCATATTTCTTGTTTAAGCTCTACTTCAATCTCATCATGTatacaattattttcaaaatttttaccaCTCTCTTCCCTTGAAAtcatttaaacattttatttaattttcatgcAAAACAATCAGAAATTATAAGATTTAAGTATTTCCCAGTTGACAAAGATGTAACATATCGCTTGAAAGATttcactttttaaattaaaacataaaaagaaaaaaaaaaaaaaaagagcaaatgtaatagataaaatagaaaataggaAAAAGATGTAAAATGCAATTACCAGCTCTTCCACCAAAACATCTTGATCCAATTCCTACTCCACCATTCGCCATTCCAAACCCACCAGCCAAAACTTAACAATTAGAGAAACCCAAAATCACAAAGACATTGTCGCAAAGTAAGAGGAAGAGGAGGATTTTAACGAAAATGTGGAAGAAAATGGTGGGTCATATGCTGCAGTTACCTTTTTAACCTAGAAAGGTTCGTATGAACAGGCAAATGAGAAGGGAGATTTATGATATTTGACTCAGCCCCGCCGcgggaaaaagtgaaaaagaaacgGCGCGGAAATTAGATGGGCCAGAAACTTGAGAGGCTGTTTTCGGGTCGGATCCATTGGAAAAGCGGGCCAATCAGGAAAGCCCACCAAGAAACCAACCCAAAATCAACAGAAACAAAAACcctatgaaaatgaaaatgaaaatgaaaatgaaaattcccAGTGCCTGAAATTCTGAACACTTACTCTGCAGCTGTTTCGTAGGAGGCAAAGAAGAACCAGTGACAGTGAGCGAGAAGGAGGAAAGAGATGGCTGCAAAGGGTAGAACCAAGGAGCACTCGATGGCATTGGCTCTCTGTAAACATTTATCCTTAGATGCTGTAAGCTCTCTGCTCTTTACTTcattctatataaatttatttccggctttaattttccatttccaCCATGTGAATAACTTCAAATTCTCATTTCTGAGCtaacgatttttttttcccaagaaAATAGTGGTTAACTGTTTCCAGGTGATTTTATTCTCGGTCTATAAATGGTTATGCCTTGTAAGACATGCAATTTTAGAGGTCTAAGTTCATGTCAAGGTTGTGGAAAATTAGTTGTGCAATTTCTGATTTTATTATTTGCAGAATAAGTATTTAGGAGGACCTGACATGGTGGATAAGGATACCAGGAGCTTACCTGATATCGTCAAGTTATTTTTGGCCCCTGAGGGAAACAATGACCAGGTAAGGCTTTTAGTGATTGGTGCCTTGGTGAGGATAATGCATCTTGAATAAGATAAAAGATGCTTCATACTTGGTCGAATTTATGTTTTCTCTTCTGCTTTTGTTGACGTTGGACTTGGTTGGTTCTTCTTGCtcttgtgaattaaattttagttACCCTCTTTCATTGACATTGGATTTCTGGTTTTAGGTAACAAAGTGGATAGAATTTGCAACGGGTTTTCCTACAGATCCAAGGGAATCCTTTGGAGTTctcaataaattaaatgaagaaTTAATTACAGTTTCAGTACTTTTGGGGAATGGATTAAAACCTTCTGAAGCTGATATTATTGTGTTTTCAGCAATACATTCTTCTGTGGTATGGATATCAGAAAACTTTAAGTGTTGTTTATGGGGGAATGGATTTAAAGATCCTCTGTTGTTTTTAACCAAGATATTCTATCAAATTCCTTACGAAACACCTGTAATCCTATTGACTTTTGAGTGGTTTCTCATTCACAGATTGGCCTTTCAAAATCAGATAGGGAAAAGTTGCCACATGTTTTGAGATGGATGGATTACATCCAGGTAGGGTCAAAtccttatttcttttcttttggcatcacaaatttattaatattggcTGAGGACTTcctataaatgaaaataattcgTAGCTATCATGTTAATATCGTAGTTAGAAActtaaaatagataaatcagCTCCTTGTTTAAACGTGAATGTTGTTTGGTAGGTTTTTAAGCCTATATTCTCAAGTTGGTGGCTCTTTATTTTAGgcacatatatgtatgtattatgCATCAATCCTTTTTCCTGTCATTTTTGCTCTGTAGTTAGTACTTCCAAGTAGCCATGGTATTTACATGCTTTAGGATTTGTAATTTATGGATATATCAAGTAACTAGTGCCTACTGCTTAGtaacatgttttattttatttactgtttTCAGAACAAGGAAGATTTGGGGGATATATTTGAAAAGATATCGGTTGAGAAGGCCAGCTTTGAGCCTCAAGTGAGTTAGCTTTTCCTTATTGTTCTCCATTTTATTGGCAATATTTACATCTCCGATATTGCATAATTGCTGAAAAATTAAGGATTTATGTAAAGAGGAACTGAGTTATTTAAATCATGTGAAAGTAATATCATAAACGTCAGATAGAGAATGCATAATAATAGGTTGAAAAGAAATCTTATTttcatgtttaaattttttctctttcaagAAAGAATTATGTCTGTGCCAGCCAATCTCTATTTCCATGGATTTCTATCGTAGTAAAGATCAGCACTAATCAACATGCTTGTGATGAATAtttgtgataatatatattcttcGATATAGTTTCAGGGAGCAAGGAGTGTTGGTAAGGTAGAAGCAGCTTCAGATTCAAAAGCAACTGTGCAAAGCCGAAACAAGCCAGAAAcagaaaacacaaacaaaagcAACGTGGTAAATCTttggaatatatttttttctccctttgttGTTAACCATGTATATTCCTTCTTCTATTTCTTAATTAAAAGTTTACTACTGGGAAACATTCAAAAGGAACCTTACTTGAAATATCCACATTCTCCGTTGCCTGATTACCATAACAGAAGTTACTAAGACTGTTTGGAATGATGATGAATAACAAATTGCATTTgatatattgtttaattaacCGATACTATAATTATTACTAAGACTGCCATCCTTAAACCTTGTTTTCTTGGAATAGATGATTtactttgatatatttttatgctaAAGAAAAAGGCTTCAATGAGTAAGGAAGCTACTCAGGAGAAGAAAAAAGCACCTATAGCAGAAACAGCTGAGAAAGACAAAGAAGCTAGTGTCAGTTTGTTAAATATACAGGTTGGACTAATTCGCAAAGCATGGAAGCATCCATCTGCTGATAGGTATGTTAACAAGCTTTTCTCCCTTTAGAGTTTAGACATATTTGTTAACGAACAGCTTGTACCATTAATGAGCTGTGTGGTTGTTTTAAGTACTGAAATGTCTGAAATTTATAGTACCATGGAGGATGCAAAGTCAGTCATaacctctctatctctctctcccccACCCCAATAAAATGGTGTTTTATTGGTAACTTGCATCAtaacatctttaaaaaaaatgacagCTTACTTGTTGAGGAGATAGATGTTGGAGAAGCCAAACTGCGACAAGTTGTCAGTGGTTTAGCAAAATATTGCAGTCCAGAGGAGTTGACGGTATGATTAGTTCTTGTTGAAAgcatttatttacatttatctTAAAACTTGGGCTGTGACTTAGTTCTCATAGCTTTCAAATATCATATTTATTAAGCTTACTATGATGTGactcattttggtgtttttgttTTAACGGACAGAATCGTCTTGTTGTGCTTATTACAAATGTAAAACCTGGGAAGCTACGTGATGTGATGTCAGAAGGACTGGTATTTTGTTCATTGGCCTTTTTGTAGTCAAATTATGTTCATGTTTTTGTTGCAGGATTCATGTAATCAAGCAGTTTATTGAGGGGATTTTTTACTGGGCTAGTCATACTcgtgtgtttatttatttatttatttttttaagattttgcacATGAAACATCAATTACctcgatttttttcttttcaaaatttctctCCACTTAAGGATATCATAGCTGTAACTCACAGGTTTTGAAGGGTATAGTTCTAGTGATTTACCATACATGCTAAATTCAGCCTACTACTAAACAAATTATTGAACAGGCTGAGTTCTTGAAGCCCAGGTTCTGTTACAAGAAGTAACCTATTTACTTTCTATGCATTATATTCATGCTTTCATCCAATTTTTGATTTTGCTACTGTAACTTTTAatgatatgtttttatttttaaagtgaaTCAAGGAAATATAAAGTTATGGTCTGGTGTGCTTGCATGTTATCAGGTATTATGTGCTTCCAGTGAAGATCACTCCACTGTAGAGCCTTTGCTTC
Proteins encoded:
- the LOC112491061 gene encoding uncharacterized protein LOC112491061 — translated: MANGGVGIGSRCFGGRAVMSPVSIYLAYKGTRVKEDGWRHKQRKLKTIHTDRMLTLAELEDAVYMALNLDREVYQLRLSFLFHVCLPYKPCECTTDTDVEIFIEERVLNPGYSSPLFVDVAPRVKPLHGSIPENRMQETKLDGLIRERSMDGTRYASDGESDRLSCSTPRNQVVDKPVVDVSKQHVHPNDAHVKLRTQIAIGLSYKGIWGKNADGLYVHENAKLKPIHIDTNSTLKDLKDAVYLALNMSRYTYQITLRFFARIWSQYESCDCVTDQHVKLFISEQNLKSIKHRSPLFVDAAPSVSVLYDEIKDSNWQLQGMLCGISLSRLASTDSSRLESRSESNTDEDDASVPCNEHSKTLDRPRKKQNLSNGKVRSIYRCRICEGDGHNKRTCPYA
- the LOC107413994 gene encoding uncharacterized protein LOC107413994 isoform X2, with amino-acid sequence MAAKGRTKEHSMALALCKHLSLDANKYLGGPDMVDKDTRSLPDIVKLFLAPEGNNDQVTKWIEFATGFPTDPRESFGVLNKLNEELITVSVLLGNGLKPSEADIIVFSAIHSSVIGLSKSDREKLPHVLRWMDYIQNKEDLGDIFEKISVEKASFEPQGARSVGKVEAASDSKATVQSRNKPETENTNKSNVKKASMSKEATQEKKKAPIAETAEKDKEASVSLLNIQVGLIRKAWKHPSADSLLVEEIDVGEAKLRQVVSGLAKYCSPEELTNRLVVLITNVKPGKLRDVMSEGLVLCASSEDHSTVEPLLPPEGAKPGERVSFSGIDGKPEDVLNPKKKQLEKITPHLFTDEKGIATFKGIPFMTSAGPCTSSIPKGTIK
- the LOC107413994 gene encoding uncharacterized protein LOC107413994 isoform X1; translation: MAAKGRTKEHSMALALCKHLSLDANKYLGGPDMVDKDTRSLPDIVKLFLAPEGNNDQVTKWIEFATGFPTDPRESFGVLNKLNEELITVSVLLGNGLKPSEADIIVFSAIHSSVIGLSKSDREKLPHVLRWMDYIQNKEDLGDIFEKISVEKASFEPQFQGARSVGKVEAASDSKATVQSRNKPETENTNKSNVKKASMSKEATQEKKKAPIAETAEKDKEASVSLLNIQVGLIRKAWKHPSADSLLVEEIDVGEAKLRQVVSGLAKYCSPEELTNRLVVLITNVKPGKLRDVMSEGLVLCASSEDHSTVEPLLPPEGAKPGERVSFSGIDGKPEDVLNPKKKQLEKITPHLFTDEKGIATFKGIPFMTSAGPCTSSIPKGTIK